In the genome of Bremerella sp. JC817, one region contains:
- the rplA gene encoding 50S ribosomal protein L1, which yields MPTQSKRYRALLEKVPADALTLKDAIVLLKSFNTTKFDQTVEIAMRLGIDPKQADQLVRGALVLPHGIGKIQRVVVFAKGDNVATAKEAGADEVGAEDLAKKIKDGWLDFDVCIATPDMMGLVGPLGRVLGPRGLMPSPRAGTVTPDVARVVKEYKAGKVEFRNDPTGIVHAVVGRLGFEADKLEDNIRAFVDHINGLKPQAAKGTYVRSVNLSATMSPGVQVAL from the coding sequence ATGCCTACACAATCCAAACGATATCGAGCCCTTCTCGAAAAGGTTCCAGCAGACGCTTTGACCCTCAAAGACGCAATCGTGCTGCTGAAGTCGTTCAACACCACCAAGTTTGACCAGACGGTTGAAATTGCCATGCGTTTGGGTATCGACCCGAAGCAGGCGGATCAGCTGGTTCGTGGTGCTCTGGTTCTGCCGCATGGTATCGGCAAGATCCAGCGGGTCGTCGTCTTCGCTAAGGGTGACAACGTCGCAACTGCCAAAGAGGCCGGTGCAGACGAAGTGGGTGCCGAAGATCTGGCGAAGAAGATCAAAGATGGTTGGCTCGACTTCGACGTCTGTATCGCTACCCCAGACATGATGGGCCTGGTAGGTCCTCTGGGCCGCGTCCTCGGTCCGCGTGGTTTGATGCCATCGCCGCGTGCCGGTACGGTTACGCCAGACGTTGCTCGCGTTGTCAAAGAATACAAGGCTGGTAAGGTCGAGTTCCGCAACGACCCAACGGGTATCGTGCACGCGGTCGTCGGTCGCCTCGGCTTCGAAGCCGATAAGCTCGAAGACAACATTCGCGCTTTTGTGGATCACATCAATGGCCTCAAGCCGCAAGCGGCGAAGGGCACCTATGTTCGTAGCGTCAATCTGAGTGCCACGATGAGCCCTGGGGTTCAAGTCGCTCTCTAA
- the rplK gene encoding 50S ribosomal protein L11, with translation MAREQVGQAKFQVPGGQATPAPPVGTSLGRYGVNLGQFVQQFNDKTREFNGMPIPVVVTVYNDRTFEFICKSPPAAALLKKAAGLAKGSGTPNTKKVGKVTKEQIDDICNQKMADLNARDLDHARRMIEGTARSMGLEVAE, from the coding sequence ATGGCACGGGAACAAGTAGGTCAAGCGAAGTTTCAGGTCCCCGGCGGTCAGGCCACTCCGGCTCCTCCGGTTGGTACCTCGTTGGGTCGTTACGGTGTGAACCTCGGTCAGTTCGTTCAGCAGTTCAACGATAAGACTCGAGAATTCAATGGCATGCCGATTCCGGTTGTCGTCACCGTCTACAACGACCGTACCTTCGAGTTCATCTGCAAGAGCCCACCGGCCGCTGCATTGCTGAAGAAGGCTGCTGGCCTGGCCAAGGGAAGTGGCACGCCGAACACCAAAAAGGTTGGCAAGGTTACCAAGGAGCAGATCGACGACATCTGCAATCAGAAGATGGCGGACCTCAATGCCCGCGATCTGGATCATGCTCGCCGTATGATTGAAGGTACGGCTCGCAGCATGGGTCTGGAAGTCGCGGAATAG